From a region of the Haloferax volcanii DS2 genome:
- a CDS encoding Fic family protein — protein sequence MSDELPTAKEILATHELVEEHWDLKYRGTRVAAPRLKFKRLLRRVSESEPVYPRAAALLREIATEHYFEDGNKRTAWLTMRDYLDRHGEKPADTGETAVQVMKRIRRFDTEELAIWLVTGDLDHDKLEP from the coding sequence GTGAGCGACGAACTCCCCACCGCCAAAGAGATCTTAGCGACTCACGAGCTTGTGGAAGAGCATTGGGATCTCAAGTATCGTGGGACGCGCGTCGCTGCCCCGAGGTTGAAATTCAAACGACTACTCAGAAGGGTCTCGGAGTCCGAACCGGTGTACCCCCGCGCCGCTGCACTTCTGCGCGAAATCGCAACGGAGCACTACTTCGAAGACGGAAACAAGCGGACTGCATGGCTGACGATGCGCGACTACCTGGACCGCCACGGGGAGAAGCCAGCAGACACAGGAGAGACTGCGGTACAGGTGATGAAGCGAATTCGCCGTTTCGACACCGAAGAACTCGCTATCTGGCTGGTAACAGGAGATCTCGATCACGATAAACTCGAGCCGTGA
- a CDS encoding ISH3 family transposase, with amino-acid sequence MSKQPQQADDEIHEDQLLNFLVNSLDEEVALSLAENAELDAEDIYEVLVGACADGTSVSTLCERSEDAPHENSVLYHLRTKFDLETLEQVGNTLLQKDVLDVLPQQVEVCADLHLRPYYGDEDDTDGLYHSQAKRGTTAFHAYATLYARVKNKRYTLAVRRLEDGDTASSVLAEFLGILDGLDLGVKAVYLDREFYDSKCLTLLQAHNHAYVMPIVRWGRAIKRELSEGWSRVIQHSLTAKLDGHSWTVEFPVYIDCTYQNGRYDEHGVARHGYAADAPFIDSPRDARYHYAKRFGIEASYRLSEQSIATTSTQNPVVRLLYVVVSLLLQNVWRYLHWEYVATPRRGGRRLWQWPFKEFINMIRRAAWTALATRRAVPANRPPDDRFHR; translated from the coding sequence GTGTCCAAGCAACCACAGCAAGCAGACGATGAAATCCACGAGGACCAGCTCCTTAACTTCCTCGTCAACTCTCTTGACGAGGAAGTTGCTCTCTCACTCGCTGAAAACGCTGAACTCGATGCTGAAGACATCTACGAGGTCCTCGTCGGCGCCTGCGCCGACGGGACCTCGGTCTCAACGCTCTGTGAGAGAAGCGAAGATGCACCCCACGAAAACTCCGTTCTCTACCATCTCCGCACTAAATTCGATCTAGAAACGCTCGAACAGGTTGGCAACACGCTCCTCCAGAAAGACGTTCTCGACGTCCTTCCCCAGCAGGTGGAGGTCTGCGCAGACCTCCACCTGCGGCCCTACTATGGTGACGAAGACGACACGGACGGCCTGTATCACTCACAAGCGAAGCGTGGAACCACCGCGTTCCACGCGTACGCGACGCTGTACGCACGCGTGAAGAACAAACGCTACACGCTGGCGGTGCGCCGTCTCGAAGACGGCGACACCGCCAGCAGTGTCCTCGCAGAGTTCCTCGGTATTCTCGACGGCCTTGACCTCGGTGTCAAGGCCGTCTATCTTGACCGCGAATTCTACGACAGCAAGTGTTTGACGCTGCTTCAGGCGCACAACCACGCCTACGTCATGCCGATCGTCCGCTGGGGACGGGCGATCAAGCGAGAACTCTCGGAAGGGTGGAGTCGCGTGATTCAGCACAGTCTGACAGCGAAACTCGACGGTCACAGCTGGACCGTCGAGTTTCCCGTCTACATCGACTGTACCTACCAGAACGGACGGTACGACGAACATGGGGTGGCGCGTCACGGCTACGCCGCTGACGCGCCGTTCATCGACTCACCACGAGACGCTCGATACCACTACGCGAAACGCTTCGGTATCGAGGCGAGCTACCGACTCTCTGAACAAAGTATCGCGACGACCTCGACACAAAATCCGGTTGTACGGCTGCTGTACGTCGTGGTGAGCTTGCTGTTACAGAACGTGTGGCGGTATCTGCACTGGGAGTACGTGGCGACGCCCCGCCGAGGCGGGCGTCGCCTCTGGCAGTGGCCATTCAAGGAGTTCATCAACATGATCCGACGGGCAGCGTGGACGGCCCTCGCGACGCGTCGGGCCGTCCCCGCGAACCGGCCACCGGACGACCGGTTCCACCGGTAA